The following are from one region of the Arachis duranensis cultivar V14167 chromosome 10, aradu.V14167.gnm2.J7QH, whole genome shotgun sequence genome:
- the LOC107468790 gene encoding pentatricopeptide repeat-containing protein At4g14850-like — MVVGQHSNFLGSLLESAVASHCSLFGRAVHAQILKTHHTPLPSFLCNHLVNMYSKLDHFTSAQQVLSLTNTRTVVTWTSLISGCVHNARFVSALHHFSNMRRECIPPNDFTFPCVFKALSSLQMPVTGKQVHALALKGGMIYDVFVGCSAFNMYSKTGLLVDARKMFDEMPDKNLATWNAYISNAVLDGKFLDAIGAFKELLCLNGEPNSITFCAFLNACSDMLSLELGRQLHAFVIRGGYREDVSVSNGLVDFYGKCGDIMSAEMVFNRIGWKNVVSWCSMLAALVKNHEEERTCMVFMRAREEGVEPTDFMISSVISACAELGGLELGRTIHALSVKACVEENIFVGSTLVDMYGKCGSIENAEQVFGEMPMRNLVTWNALIGGYAHQGDVDMALHLFEEMTLGNCGITPSYVTLVSILSACSRAGAVERGMQIFESMRVNYGIEPGSEHYACVVDLLGRSGFVERAYELIKRMPIHPTISVWGALLGACRMHGKANLGKIAAEKLFELDPDDSGNHVILSNMLASAGRWEDATLIRKEMKEIGIKKNVGYSWIAVKNKIHVFQAKDNFHEKNPEIQAMLDKLKGEMKKAGYVPDTNLSLFDLEEEEKASEVWYHSEKIALAFGLIVLPLGIPIRITKNLRICGDCHSAIKFISGIVGREIIVRDNNRFHRFKDGWCSCKDYW; from the exons ATGGTGGTGGGGCAACATTCGAACTTCCTTGGCAGCTTGTTGGAGTCGGCTGTTGCAAGCCATTGCTCCCTATTTGGTCGTGCTGTCCATGCACAAATTCTCAAGACACACCACACCCCTCTCCCTTCCTTCCTTTGCAACCATCTAGTCAATATGTACTCTAAACTTGACCATTTTACCTCTGCCCAACAAGTTCTCTCTCTCACCAATACTCGCACCGTTGTCACTTGGACCTCCCTCATTTCCGGCTGCGTTCACAATGCCCGTTTTGTCTCTGCCCTCCACCACTTCTCTAACATGCGCCGTGAGTGCATTCCCCCCAACGACTTCACTTTCCCGTGCGTCTTTAAGGCTTTGTCTTCGCTGCAGATGCCTGTTACCGGGAAACAGGTTCACGCCCTTGCGTTAAAGGGTGGCATGATTTATGATGTCTTTGTTGGGTGCAGTGCCTTCAATATGTACAGTAAAACTGGCCTCTTAGTTGATGCTCGCAAGATGTTCGATGAAATGCCTGACAAAAATTTGGCCACATGGAATGCTTATATTTCCAATGCAGTGCTCGATGGAAAGTTCTTGGATGCAATAGGTGCATTTAAGGAGTTACTTTGCCTAAATGGAGAGCCAAATTCGATCACATTCTGTGCATTTCTTAATGCGTGTTCTGACATGTTAAGTTTGGAGCTCGGGCGTCAGTTGCATGCTTTTGTAATTCGTGGTGGATACAGGGAGGATGTTTCTGTTTCGAATgggcttgttgatttctatggAAAGTGTGGGGATATCATGTCTGCTGAAATGGTTTTTAataggattgggtggaaaaatGTTGTTTCTTGGTGTTCTATGCTTGCTGCTCTTGTGAAAAACCATGAGGAAGAGAGGACTTGCATGGTCTTCATGCGAGCTAGGGAAGAAGGTGTTGAACCAACGGATTTCATGATATCAAGTGTGATTAGTGCTTGTGCTGAGCTTGGAGGGCTTGAATTGGGCAGGACAATACATGCACTCTCTGTCAAAGCATGCGTCGAGGAGAATATATTTGTTGGGAGTACACTTGTTGACATGTATGGAAAATGTGGAAGCATCGAGAATGCAGAACAAGTCTTTGGTGAAATGCCTATGAGGAACTTGGTAACTTGGAATGCACTGATTGGTGGATATGCGCACCAAGGTGAtgtagacatggctttacatcTATTTGAAGAGATGACATTGGGTAACTGTGGTATAACACCAAGTTATGTGACACTAGTTTCTATATTATCAGCTTGTAGTAGAGCTGGGGCAGTGGAGAGAGGGATGCAGATATTTGAGTCCATGAGAGTAAACTATGGAATTGAACCAGGCTCTGAGCATTATGCGTGTGTTGTGGACCTTTTAGGGAGATCTGGTTTTGTTGAGCGCGCATATGAACTTATAAAAAGAATGCCAATTCATCCCACTATTTCAGTCTGGGGGGCTCTACTTGGGGCTTGTAGGATGCATGGGAAAGCAAATTTAGGAAAAATTGCAGCAGAGAAATTATTTGAGCTTGATCCTGATGATTCTGGCAACCATGTAATACTATCTAACATGCTTGCATCTGCTGGCAG ATGGGAAGATGCTACTCTTATCAGGAAGGAAATGAAAGAGATaggtattaaaaaaaatgttggcTATAGTTGGATTGCTGTCAAGAACAAAATTCATGTTTTTCAAGCAAAGGATAATTTTCATGAAAAGAACCCTGAAATTCAAGCAATGCTAGATAAGTTGAAAGGAGAGATGAAAAAAGCTGGATATGTTCCTGACACCAATTTATCGCTCTTTGacttagaagaagaagaaaaggctTCAGAAGTTTGGTATCACAGTGAAAAGATTGCTCTTGCTTTTGGCCTCATAGTCCTGCCTCTTGGAATTCCCATACGGATTACAAAAAATCTTAGGATTTGTGGAGATTGCCATAGTGCCATTAAGTTCATCTCAGGAATTGTTGGTAGAGAAATTATTGTGCGAGACAATAATCGTTTCCATCGGTTTAAAGATGGTTGGTGCTCTTGTAAAGACTACTGGTGA
- the LOC107468833 gene encoding protein JASON isoform X2 — MGSFFSCFRGRDNRHLPTTATTATTAALSRQSKTNDAVVSRNRLSTLFLSEVREESACNEGKSFGTGSQIHEKGHNDEAMFLKASEKLKVSSSCGKDSEPSRFHSWRPNTSADKVRLDNQPFNPPTPKKCSEDWGKRTDSLEQTASSCISNTQNTGRDSLDSSEGSKTGNLHASGTVFETAQSQFRYPKQAENEKSKEVLNENESKVEESLSSWLKPASVILEERNKRMEMANSHIRKAPSDRPIIGMVAAHWNEDEESHFPPPKWWDGNGIPNSTNKYKEDQKVNWHAMPFEERLEKALSEESSISQRKDFCGKPIAFNENEENDTAVSQFQSSPHPQSVVSF; from the exons ATGGGTagcttcttttcttgctttagaGGCCGTGACAACCGTCACCTTCCCACTACTGCCACCACCGCCACCACCGCAGCGCTTTCTCGTCAGTCCAAAACCAAC GATGCTGTGGTCTCTCGAAATCGGCTGTCTACTTTGTTTCTCTCTGAAG tgaGAGAAGAATCTGCTTGCAATGAAGGGAAGAGTTTTGGTACAGGATCTCAGATTCATGAGAAGGGACATAATGATGAG GCCATGTTTCTCAAAGCATCTGAGAAGCTGAAAGTATCATCTTCCTGTGGCAAAGATTCTGAGCCTTCAAGGTTTCATTCTTGGCGTCCCAACACGTCAGCCGATAAAGTTCGGCTAGATAATCAACCATTCAACCCCCCAACTCCCAAGAAATGTTCTGAAGATTGGGGGAAAAGAACAGATTCTTTAGAACAAACAGCAAGCAG CTGTATCTCCAATACACAAAATACTGGACGTGACTCTCTCGACTCTAGTGAAGGAAGTAAGACAGGGAACCTTCATGCTTCAG GAACTGTCTTTGAGACAGCTCAGTCGCAATTTCGGTATCCCAAGCAAGCAGAGAATGAAAAATCAAAGGAAGTCTTGAATGAAAATGAATCAAAGGTGGAAGAAAGCTTGTCTTCATGGCTGAAGCCGGCGTCAGTAATTCTAGAGGAGAGAaacaagagaatggaaatgGCGAATAGTCATATTCGCAAAGCTCCATCTGATAGGCCTATCATTGGAATGGTTGCTGCGCATTGGAACGAAGACGAGGAATCTCATTTTCCTCCTCCTAAGTGGTGGGATGGTAATGGGATACCAAACTCAACCAATAAGTACAAGGAA GATCAGAAAGTGAACTGGCATGCAATGCCATTTGAAGAAAGGTTGGAGAAGGCGTTGTCTGAAGAGAGTTCCATATCTCAAAG GAAGGATTTTTGTGGAAAACCAATTGCTTTTAATGAGAATGAAGAAAACGACACAGCAGTGTCTCAGTTTCAGTCATCACCGCATCCCCAATCCGTTGTGTCATTCTAG
- the LOC107468833 gene encoding protein JASON isoform X1, with protein MGSFFSCFRGRDNRHLPTTATTATTAALSRQSKTNDAVVSRNRLSTLFLSEVREESACNEGKSFGTGSQIHEKGHNDEAMFLKASEKLKVSSSCGKDSEPSRFHSWRPNTSADKVRLDNQPFNPPTPKKCSEDWGKRTDSLEQTASSCISNTQNTGRDSLDSSEGSKTGNLHASEPPNKEGEYKLSPYPIPLKLPDEMQTPGTVFETAQSQFRYPKQAENEKSKEVLNENESKVEESLSSWLKPASVILEERNKRMEMANSHIRKAPSDRPIIGMVAAHWNEDEESHFPPPKWWDGNGIPNSTNKYKEDQKVNWHAMPFEERLEKALSEESSISQRKDFCGKPIAFNENEENDTAVSQFQSSPHPQSVVSF; from the exons ATGGGTagcttcttttcttgctttagaGGCCGTGACAACCGTCACCTTCCCACTACTGCCACCACCGCCACCACCGCAGCGCTTTCTCGTCAGTCCAAAACCAAC GATGCTGTGGTCTCTCGAAATCGGCTGTCTACTTTGTTTCTCTCTGAAG tgaGAGAAGAATCTGCTTGCAATGAAGGGAAGAGTTTTGGTACAGGATCTCAGATTCATGAGAAGGGACATAATGATGAG GCCATGTTTCTCAAAGCATCTGAGAAGCTGAAAGTATCATCTTCCTGTGGCAAAGATTCTGAGCCTTCAAGGTTTCATTCTTGGCGTCCCAACACGTCAGCCGATAAAGTTCGGCTAGATAATCAACCATTCAACCCCCCAACTCCCAAGAAATGTTCTGAAGATTGGGGGAAAAGAACAGATTCTTTAGAACAAACAGCAAGCAG CTGTATCTCCAATACACAAAATACTGGACGTGACTCTCTCGACTCTAGTGAAGGAAGTAAGACAGGGAACCTTCATGCTTCAG AACCCCCAAATAAGGAGGGTGAATATAAATTATCACCTTATCCCATCCCTTTGAAGCTACCTGATGAAATGCAAACACCAGGAACTGTCTTTGAGACAGCTCAGTCGCAATTTCGGTATCCCAAGCAAGCAGAGAATGAAAAATCAAAGGAAGTCTTGAATGAAAATGAATCAAAGGTGGAAGAAAGCTTGTCTTCATGGCTGAAGCCGGCGTCAGTAATTCTAGAGGAGAGAaacaagagaatggaaatgGCGAATAGTCATATTCGCAAAGCTCCATCTGATAGGCCTATCATTGGAATGGTTGCTGCGCATTGGAACGAAGACGAGGAATCTCATTTTCCTCCTCCTAAGTGGTGGGATGGTAATGGGATACCAAACTCAACCAATAAGTACAAGGAA GATCAGAAAGTGAACTGGCATGCAATGCCATTTGAAGAAAGGTTGGAGAAGGCGTTGTCTGAAGAGAGTTCCATATCTCAAAG GAAGGATTTTTGTGGAAAACCAATTGCTTTTAATGAGAATGAAGAAAACGACACAGCAGTGTCTCAGTTTCAGTCATCACCGCATCCCCAATCCGTTGTGTCATTCTAG